In a genomic window of Tissierella sp. Yu-01:
- a CDS encoding amino acid ABC transporter ATP-binding protein, protein MNNNLIEVKGLYKNFGDLEVLKDINAHVAKGEVVSIIGPSGSGKSTLLRCLNLLETPNKGEIIFNEVDITKSVEVDKHRQKMGMVFQLFNVFPHMTVKDNITMAPVTLKKMSQREADERALMLLEKIGLLDKKDEYPNKLSGGQKQRLAIVRALAMEPEVMLFDEPTSALDPEMVGEVLNVIKTLVQDGMTSVIVTHEMGFAKEVSDRVIFMAEGLIVEEGTPQEIFDNPQNPRTKDFLSKILY, encoded by the coding sequence GTGAATAATAATCTAATAGAAGTTAAGGGATTATATAAAAACTTTGGTGACCTAGAAGTTTTAAAAGATATTAATGCACATGTTGCAAAGGGAGAAGTAGTATCTATTATAGGTCCATCTGGAAGTGGTAAAAGTACTTTATTGCGTTGTTTAAATTTGCTGGAAACACCAAATAAAGGTGAAATAATTTTTAATGAAGTAGATATTACAAAGAGTGTGGAAGTAGATAAGCATAGACAAAAAATGGGGATGGTATTTCAATTGTTTAATGTCTTCCCACATATGACCGTTAAGGATAATATAACAATGGCTCCGGTAACATTAAAGAAGATGAGTCAAAGGGAGGCCGATGAAAGGGCTCTTATGCTTCTAGAAAAAATTGGACTTTTAGATAAAAAGGATGAATATCCAAATAAACTATCAGGTGGACAGAAACAAAGATTAGCTATAGTAAGGGCTCTAGCAATGGAGCCAGAAGTTATGCTTTTTGATGAGCCTACATCAGCGTTGGACCCTGAAATGGTAGGGGAAGTACTAAATGTTATAAAAACACTTGTACAAGATGGGATGACTTCGGTAATAGTCACTCATGAAATGGGTTTTGCAAAGGAAGTATCAGATAGAGTCATATTTATGGCAGAGGGTTTAATTGTGGAAGAGGGAACTCCTCAAGAGATCTTTGACAATCCTCAAAATCCACGTACAAAAGATTTTTTAAGTAAAATATTATATTAG
- a CDS encoding DUF3870 domain-containing protein, with the protein MYSNSTVYIIGHGRTSSDNVITERFKIFFINFIVDTENDEVVDLSCSATIPTTQEFIASLFVGKKFDKYYKEIEEEVLKRYHGTSQKAIIIAYKDGLKRYMEVKDKYY; encoded by the coding sequence ATGTATAGTAATAGTACCGTGTATATAATTGGTCACGGCAGAACCAGTAGTGATAACGTCATTACTGAAAGGTTTAAAATATTTTTTATAAATTTTATTGTTGATACTGAAAATGATGAAGTTGTTGATTTATCATGTTCAGCAACAATTCCAACTACACAGGAGTTTATAGCATCTTTGTTTGTTGGGAAGAAATTTGATAAGTATTATAAAGAAATTGAGGAAGAAGTACTAAAAAGATATCATGGTACTTCGCAAAAGGCCATTATTATTGCATATAAGGATGGTTTAAAGAGATATATGGAAGTTAAAGACAAGTATTACTAA
- a CDS encoding dipeptidase translates to MKYIDLHCDTLMKIPDSNGTQDLLSNTIASIDFKRMKKANTMAQFFAVFLMQKEMFEEVNRYHIDDDTYINNCINYLKNSVEENKDIISMAYNYEDIKKNDSERRASAILTIEDGRSVDGSFAKLKSYYNMGIRLITLTWNFENCFGYPNSDDSSIMNAGLKDFGKDAVEFMNEIGMIVDVSHLSDGGFYDVAEISKKPFMASHSNARALSPHRRNLTDDMIRILGEKGGVAGINFSPTFLNEDPKDRNSRIELMVKHMNYIRNKGGDDILALGTDFDGITGNLEIDSADKVPMLFNALQKDGWNDELIEKFAYKNALRVIKDTLK, encoded by the coding sequence ATGAAATATATTGATTTGCATTGCGATACTCTAATGAAGATTCCAGATTCAAATGGTACGCAAGACTTATTATCAAATACTATTGCAAGTATAGACTTTAAAAGAATGAAAAAAGCCAATACTATGGCTCAATTTTTTGCAGTATTTCTAATGCAAAAGGAAATGTTTGAGGAAGTAAATAGATATCATATTGATGATGATACTTATATAAACAATTGTATCAATTATTTAAAAAACTCCGTAGAAGAAAATAAAGATATCATATCTATGGCTTATAACTATGAAGATATTAAAAAAAATGACTCAGAAAGAAGGGCTTCTGCAATACTTACTATTGAAGATGGAAGAAGTGTTGATGGAAGTTTTGCAAAGCTGAAGAGTTACTACAATATGGGTATAAGACTTATAACCTTGACTTGGAACTTTGAGAACTGTTTTGGATATCCTAATTCAGATGATTCTTCAATCATGAATGCAGGGCTTAAGGATTTTGGTAAAGATGCTGTTGAGTTCATGAATGAAATTGGAATGATTGTTGACGTTTCTCATCTTTCAGACGGTGGATTTTATGATGTTGCAGAAATTAGCAAGAAGCCATTTATGGCATCACACTCAAATGCGAGGGCACTTTCGCCACATAGAAGAAACTTGACTGATGATATGATAAGAATTCTTGGTGAAAAAGGTGGAGTTGCGGGAATTAACTTCTCACCAACATTTCTTAATGAAGATCCTAAAGATAGAAATAGTAGAATAGAGTTAATGGTGAAACATATGAATTATATTAGAAATAAGGGTGGAGATGATATTCTAGCATTAGGCACTGATTTTGATGGAATAACTGGAAATCTAGAAATTGATAGTGCTGATAAGGTACCAATGTTATTCAATGCATTGCAGAAGGATGGATGGAATGATGAATTAATAGAGAAATTTGCATATAAAAATGCCCTTAGAGTAATTAAGGACACATTGAAATAG
- a CDS encoding metallophosphoesterase codes for MKNIKIFQTADLHIGMLFKRYPESIRNSLQKARIDTLTNMVKLANEQQCNIFVIAGDLFDKVSGITKKILTDTITALDAFSGECVLILPGNHDYDNGMIELWTSIRDNLPERVLIINEEKTYSLDDYGIEATIYPAPCHAKHSETNNLGWIKEESIDEDRFNIGIGHGAITDISPDLNNQYFSMTLEELNRTPLDLWLIGHTHISYPTNESVRDVKVFNPGTPEPDGLDCKHKGHAWIISIDDDKKIIADRIMTGTYKFIDKEYEVEDKDDLDDLMNELLLDNPEMTIARITLKGRIDEDTMDYYKEVYDNLNNHLAFLMTDVNDLGIKITTDKIHKEFSDGSFPQELLMSLSNDEDTLQLAYELIMEVRE; via the coding sequence GTGAAGAATATAAAGATATTTCAAACTGCAGATTTACATATAGGCATGCTATTTAAAAGGTATCCTGAATCCATAAGAAATAGCTTGCAGAAGGCAAGAATAGATACTTTAACTAATATGGTTAAACTTGCAAATGAACAACAATGCAATATATTTGTCATTGCAGGTGATCTCTTTGACAAGGTAAGTGGTATTACTAAGAAAATTTTAACCGATACGATTACGGCTTTAGATGCTTTTAGCGGTGAATGTGTATTGATACTTCCAGGAAATCACGATTATGATAATGGCATGATTGAATTATGGACTAGCATTAGAGACAATTTACCAGAGAGGGTACTTATCATAAATGAAGAGAAGACATATTCACTTGATGATTATGGAATTGAAGCTACCATATATCCTGCCCCTTGTCATGCCAAGCATTCTGAAACAAATAATTTAGGTTGGATTAAGGAAGAGAGTATAGATGAAGATAGATTTAATATTGGCATAGGCCATGGAGCAATTACAGATATTTCACCAGATTTAAATAATCAGTATTTCAGTATGACTCTGGAAGAGCTGAATAGAACGCCTTTGGATTTATGGTTAATAGGGCATACTCATATTAGCTATCCCACAAATGAATCAGTAAGGGATGTAAAGGTGTTTAATCCGGGGACTCCAGAACCCGATGGACTGGATTGTAAGCATAAAGGTCATGCATGGATTATTTCCATTGATGATGACAAGAAGATAATTGCCGATCGTATTATGACTGGTACATATAAATTTATTGATAAGGAATATGAAGTCGAAGATAAAGATGATCTTGATGACTTAATGAATGAACTGTTATTGGACAACCCTGAAATGACCATTGCAAGAATTACTCTTAAAGGAAGAATAGATGAAGATACTATGGATTATTACAAGGAAGTTTATGATAACTTAAATAATCATTTAGCTTTTCTAATGACTGATGTAAATGACCTTGGTATTAAAATTACTACAGATAAGATTCATAAGGAGTTTTCAGATGGGTCCTTCCCTCAAGAACTTTTAATGAGTCTATCCAATGATGAGGATACACTACAGCTTGCCTATGAGCTCATTATGGAGGTGAGAGAATGA
- a CDS encoding serine hydrolase: protein MTLNRLDKDIFSTLSDLDGIVGLYFEDLNSGKKITINADLEFSAASTIKIPLVTLLFKKAQKGEINLNEKVIIDESNRVGGSGIIKELDSDYTPTIIDLAKLAIVLSDNVATNQLIDIVGGADEVTNFCNDMNLKSTRLQRKMMDFESLKAGKDNYTTPSDMGYLLKLLANDEFKSEDVSKGVINIMKRQQLNQKLPYLIPALEPDDPNIDSNTIDQGTVVVAHKTGELDRVQHDVGVFLLPNGHKYILAIYTKNLSTDSEGIKAIANLSKVVYDCMVETVNGLN from the coding sequence ATGACCTTAAATAGATTAGATAAAGATATATTTTCAACATTGAGTGATTTAGATGGTATAGTTGGATTGTATTTTGAAGACCTAAATTCAGGAAAGAAAATAACTATAAATGCAGATTTAGAGTTTTCTGCTGCAAGTACAATTAAAATTCCTTTAGTAACGCTTCTTTTTAAGAAAGCTCAAAAAGGAGAAATTAATTTAAACGAAAAAGTTATAATAGATGAGTCAAATAGAGTTGGAGGTTCTGGTATTATTAAGGAATTAGATAGTGATTATACTCCAACAATAATAGATTTAGCTAAATTAGCCATAGTACTAAGTGATAATGTAGCTACTAATCAATTGATTGATATTGTTGGCGGAGCTGATGAAGTAACTAATTTCTGCAACGATATGAATCTTAAGAGTACTAGATTACAAAGAAAAATGATGGATTTCGAATCTTTAAAGGCTGGAAAAGATAATTATACAACCCCTAGTGATATGGGATATTTATTAAAATTGTTAGCTAATGATGAATTTAAATCTGAAGATGTATCAAAAGGCGTAATTAATATAATGAAAAGACAACAGTTAAATCAAAAATTACCCTATTTGATTCCAGCTCTTGAACCTGATGATCCTAATATTGATTCTAATACAATAGATCAAGGAACTGTTGTGGTGGCACATAAAACTGGTGAGCTAGATAGAGTCCAGCATGATGTAGGGGTATTCCTTTTACCTAATGGCCACAAATATATTTTAGCTATTTATACTAAGAATTTATCTACAGATAGTGAAGGGATAAAAGCAATTGCAAACTTATCTAAAGTAGTATATGATTGTATGGTAGAAACTGTAAATGGCTTAAATTAA
- a CDS encoding amino acid ABC transporter permease, with translation MNLIFENIIKVLERYWPLFLTGLGYTLLLSAVTVIFGAILGLFVATMKMSKFTIYKIKPFSFLASLYIEIIRGTPLLLQLYFFYFLLPMLIPALELNKFVCIAIALVFNSSGYVAEIIRAGIEAVDKGQTEAARSLGLNENQTMKKIIIPQAVKNILPALVNEFVMVIKETSLASTFFVGDLMTQYKVISGALYLVIEPLIIIGVIYLIVTYSLSKGAAIIERGLKVSE, from the coding sequence TTGAATTTGATATTTGAAAATATTATTAAAGTTTTGGAAAGATACTGGCCATTATTTTTGACAGGCCTTGGATATACATTGTTATTATCTGCAGTGACAGTTATTTTTGGAGCTATATTAGGATTATTTGTTGCAACTATGAAGATGTCAAAGTTTACTATATATAAAATTAAGCCATTTTCATTTCTTGCATCACTATATATAGAGATAATACGTGGTACACCATTGTTATTACAATTGTATTTCTTTTATTTTTTACTACCAATGCTAATACCAGCTCTAGAATTGAACAAATTTGTATGTATAGCAATTGCTTTAGTATTCAATAGTTCAGGTTATGTTGCTGAAATCATAAGAGCTGGAATAGAAGCAGTAGATAAAGGACAAACGGAAGCTGCTAGAAGTCTTGGATTAAATGAAAATCAAACAATGAAGAAGATAATTATACCTCAAGCAGTTAAGAATATCCTACCTGCTTTGGTTAACGAATTTGTAATGGTAATAAAAGAAACATCTTTAGCATCCACTTTCTTTGTAGGTGATTTAATGACCCAGTATAAGGTAATATCAGGAGCATTGTATTTAGTAATAGAGCCATTAATAATCATAGGAGTTATATATCTAATAGTGACCTATAGTTTATCTAAAGGTGCTGCTATTATTGAAAGGGGGTTGAAGGTAAGTGAATAA
- a CDS encoding amidohydrolase: MNKKELLQVIDDKKELFIEVSDKIWEYAELSLLEFKSAKLYIEKLKELGFEVEEEIAGVKTAFTGTYGSGKPIIGILAEFDALSGLSQESEILVRKELVKGGCGHGCGHHLLGAGSLAAAVAIKEYLTSKGEGSGTVVFYGCPGEEGGAGKAFMAREGIFYDLDAALTWHPGSSNEVTTGTNNSSIQIEYTFEGIASHAAGAPHMGRSALDGVELMNIGVQFLREHIKDYERIHYSIIDAGGNSPNVVQPRAQVLYMVRSNTVLETKKLLERVDNIAKAAAMMSETTLSRRFIDGTSNTIANSTLEKLLYKNFEGIELPEYTDEEWTFANELKKTYPSDGLPGFGAKHNFEIANIVSEKTNNGERALNDFLMPQFHSSEQSMGSTDVGDVSWQTPTAQINTVTWTSGSPGHSWQNVSLGKSNIAHKGLLLAGKVLASTAMDLYENPDILIKAKEEWKLKTVSGYICPIEVDAIPIAIGQ, from the coding sequence ATGAACAAAAAAGAATTATTGCAAGTGATTGATGATAAAAAGGAATTATTTATAGAAGTAAGCGATAAAATTTGGGAATATGCTGAATTGTCATTATTAGAATTTAAATCAGCAAAGCTTTATATTGAAAAGTTAAAGGAACTTGGCTTTGAAGTAGAAGAGGAGATTGCAGGAGTTAAAACTGCATTTACTGGGACTTACGGTAGTGGAAAGCCTATTATTGGGATATTAGCTGAATTTGATGCTTTATCTGGATTATCCCAAGAATCAGAAATTCTAGTTAGAAAAGAATTAGTAAAAGGGGGATGCGGGCATGGATGTGGTCATCATTTATTAGGTGCAGGTTCTTTGGCAGCAGCAGTGGCCATCAAGGAATACCTTACATCAAAGGGAGAAGGCTCAGGTACTGTTGTATTCTATGGTTGTCCTGGGGAAGAAGGCGGTGCAGGAAAGGCATTTATGGCTAGAGAGGGTATATTTTATGATTTAGATGCTGCACTAACTTGGCATCCTGGAAGTTCCAATGAAGTTACAACAGGAACAAATAATTCAAGTATACAGATAGAATATACTTTTGAGGGAATTGCTTCTCATGCTGCAGGGGCACCTCATATGGGAAGATCAGCTCTTGATGGAGTAGAATTGATGAATATAGGGGTACAGTTTTTAAGAGAACATATAAAGGATTATGAAAGAATTCATTATTCTATTATTGATGCAGGGGGAAACTCTCCAAATGTAGTTCAGCCAAGAGCCCAAGTATTATATATGGTTAGATCGAACACTGTATTAGAGACTAAAAAACTATTAGAAAGAGTAGATAATATTGCAAAGGCAGCTGCGATGATGAGTGAAACTACATTGTCTAGAAGATTTATAGATGGTACATCTAATACCATAGCAAATTCAACCTTAGAAAAATTATTATATAAGAATTTTGAAGGTATTGAACTTCCAGAATATACAGATGAAGAATGGACTTTTGCTAATGAACTTAAGAAGACTTATCCATCTGACGGTTTACCTGGTTTTGGTGCTAAACATAATTTTGAAATTGCTAATATAGTAAGTGAAAAAACTAATAATGGAGAAAGAGCATTAAATGATTTTCTAATGCCACAGTTTCATTCATCAGAACAAAGTATGGGCTCAACTGATGTAGGTGATGTAAGCTGGCAAACACCAACAGCACAAATTAACACAGTTACATGGACTTCAGGCTCACCTGGGCATTCATGGCAAAATGTATCATTAGGAAAGAGCAATATAGCACATAAGGGGCTACTATTAGCAGGTAAAGTATTAGCCTCAACAGCAATGGATTTATATGAAAATCCGGATATTTTAATTAAAGCCAAAGAAGAATGGAAGCTTAAAACAGTTAGTGGATATATATGCCCTATCGAGGTGGATGCTATACCTATTGCTATAGGTCAATAG
- a CDS encoding TRAP transporter large permease subunit has product MEAKELLFNLPPIVGLLPLIIYIILSFKEDAHPVVNVFVCVLLGAILVKQPILQLGSVIADSLGSFLALIGFIIILGSGLGAVLNRTGVAKNLVHILMDKIGINTERKAIIGTMVTSIVLVTLLGTMAGANAIIAPIVIPLIATMGITPSTLAVIFQGAGQTGLFLGPFSPPMVTLMEITGLPYGQILLYAGLPVSVCMWVVTYFIAKRTQKKTFGIYKFEVKENQSGTEYVATAKTKRATVVFLLVFLALIVYGIAVKSGAAYAIFIMITVALTTGVSAGLKVGEIVDAMFEGMSKLIWLFIMFVLFEPFLVFVEQSGAFDALFNLLQPLIVSSGQVVFSLVASIIGIFGINGAAVAQSMLMDSLFANMVVELNIPMGLWAAVLLIGSQITSFAYPGGDMLGAMGLAQSNDVKSMLKLGYSIIVTLLIFIIVLAVIL; this is encoded by the coding sequence ATGGAAGCAAAGGAATTATTATTTAATTTACCACCTATAGTTGGATTATTACCCCTAATAATATATATAATCCTATCATTCAAAGAGGATGCACACCCAGTTGTTAACGTATTTGTCTGTGTATTGTTAGGTGCTATTTTAGTAAAACAACCAATACTTCAATTGGGTTCTGTTATAGCAGATTCATTGGGTTCGTTTCTGGCTCTAATAGGTTTTATAATTATTTTAGGATCAGGATTAGGAGCAGTGTTAAATCGTACTGGAGTTGCTAAGAACCTAGTACATATATTAATGGACAAAATTGGAATTAATACTGAAAGAAAAGCAATCATTGGTACTATGGTTACTTCTATCGTATTGGTTACTTTATTAGGTACAATGGCTGGTGCAAATGCAATCATAGCTCCTATTGTTATTCCTTTAATTGCTACAATGGGAATTACACCGAGTACACTAGCAGTAATTTTCCAAGGAGCTGGACAAACTGGATTATTCCTTGGACCTTTTAGCCCTCCAATGGTAACTTTAATGGAGATTACTGGTCTACCATATGGGCAAATACTTTTATATGCAGGTTTACCTGTTTCAGTTTGCATGTGGGTTGTAACTTACTTTATTGCAAAACGTACACAGAAAAAAACATTTGGTATATATAAATTTGAGGTTAAAGAAAACCAAAGTGGTACTGAATACGTAGCTACAGCAAAAACAAAAAGAGCTACAGTAGTATTCCTGCTAGTATTTTTAGCTCTTATAGTTTATGGTATAGCTGTTAAGAGCGGTGCAGCGTATGCAATCTTTATTATGATTACAGTAGCTTTAACTACAGGTGTTTCTGCTGGATTAAAGGTAGGAGAGATAGTAGATGCTATGTTTGAAGGTATGTCTAAGCTAATTTGGCTATTCATAATGTTTGTTCTGTTTGAGCCATTCTTAGTATTTGTTGAACAATCAGGTGCTTTTGATGCTTTATTTAATTTGTTACAGCCACTAATCGTAAGTAGTGGGCAAGTAGTATTTTCACTAGTTGCTAGTATTATAGGAATATTCGGAATTAATGGTGCAGCTGTTGCACAATCAATGTTAATGGATAGTCTATTTGCTAACATGGTTGTCGAGTTAAATATTCCAATGGGATTGTGGGCTGCTGTATTACTAATAGGTAGTCAAATAACTTCCTTTGCATATCCAGGAGGAGACATGTTAGGTGCAATGGGACTTGCTCAATCTAACGATGTTAAGTCTATGTTAAAACTAGGTTATTCAATAATCGTTACATTACTAATTTTTATAATAGTATTAGCAGTAATATTATAG
- a CDS encoding D-aminoacylase, whose product MYDLVISNGLIVDGSGSVPFIGNIGIIKDKISFVSTHDLEGKRSIKAEGLIVSPGFIDVHSHSDASFMLGSKLESKVFQGVTTEIIGNCGISLFPAPNNEPYCELLKKYCAGLIEGVIDVEDRIRNIEDYKNIFIDKKNTINCGVLIGHGTLRICAMGFDNRVPNESEMEVMKELLDVELRNGALGMSLGLIYPPGSFADINELVELAKVLKKHDAILTAHMRNENTNIIDSINEMINIAKSTGVHVHISHLKVMGKSNWGKSKEVIGLIEEANKNGAFITFDQYPYNASNTTLTALVPSWAHEGGTYKMLNRLSNESDEIEPQITKLINERGGPDRIKISHTYGKRPEYDGMFLSNLSEEFGVSPAKTVIKVLIETEGEASGIYYSMDDDDVNYILSQHNMIVGSDGYGIDYINYKHKGKPHPRSFGTFPRYFRLSKENSNVKMEEVIRKVTGLPAEYFGLKNIGIIKEGNYADLSIFDWDKFKDNATYENPFQKPEGLHYVIVSGQVLIDNGELTDNKAGRMI is encoded by the coding sequence ATGTATGACTTAGTAATTAGTAATGGGCTTATTGTAGACGGTAGTGGATCGGTGCCGTTCATAGGTAATATAGGAATAATTAAGGATAAAATATCGTTCGTAAGTACGCATGATCTAGAGGGTAAAAGATCAATTAAAGCTGAGGGATTAATCGTATCGCCAGGGTTTATAGATGTTCATTCACACTCAGATGCTTCATTTATGTTAGGAAGTAAATTAGAGAGCAAGGTCTTTCAAGGAGTAACCACTGAGATAATTGGCAATTGTGGTATCTCATTGTTCCCGGCACCTAATAATGAACCCTATTGTGAATTATTAAAAAAATACTGTGCAGGACTTATCGAGGGAGTTATTGATGTAGAGGATAGAATTAGAAATATAGAAGATTATAAAAACATCTTTATAGACAAAAAGAATACAATTAACTGTGGTGTTTTAATTGGTCATGGAACTTTAAGAATATGTGCAATGGGTTTTGATAATAGAGTACCAAATGAAAGTGAAATGGAAGTTATGAAGGAATTATTAGACGTTGAATTAAGAAATGGTGCTTTAGGTATGTCTTTAGGTCTTATTTATCCTCCTGGAAGCTTTGCAGATATAAATGAATTGGTAGAGTTAGCTAAGGTTTTAAAAAAGCATGATGCTATACTTACAGCACATATGAGAAATGAAAACACAAATATCATAGATTCTATAAATGAAATGATTAATATAGCTAAATCAACTGGGGTACATGTTCACATCTCTCATTTAAAGGTGATGGGAAAGTCAAATTGGGGGAAATCGAAGGAAGTAATAGGCTTAATTGAAGAAGCTAATAAAAATGGTGCTTTTATAACCTTTGACCAATATCCATATAATGCTTCAAATACCACTTTAACTGCATTAGTACCTTCATGGGCACATGAAGGAGGAACTTATAAAATGCTAAACAGATTGTCTAATGAAAGTGATGAAATCGAACCGCAGATTACGAAGTTAATAAATGAAAGAGGTGGACCTGATAGAATTAAGATATCGCATACCTATGGTAAGAGACCAGAATATGATGGAATGTTTCTTTCTAATCTATCAGAAGAATTTGGAGTGTCACCAGCTAAAACTGTAATAAAAGTTCTCATTGAAACAGAGGGGGAGGCTAGTGGAATTTATTATTCAATGGATGATGATGATGTAAATTACATATTATCTCAACACAATATGATAGTTGGAAGCGATGGATATGGGATAGATTATATTAATTATAAACATAAAGGAAAACCCCATCCAAGAAGTTTTGGTACATTTCCAAGGTATTTCAGGCTTAGTAAGGAAAATTCAAATGTTAAAATGGAAGAAGTTATTAGAAAAGTTACAGGTTTACCTGCTGAATATTTTGGACTTAAGAATATAGGGATTATTAAAGAAGGAAACTATGCTGACTTATCTATCTTTGATTGGGACAAGTTTAAGGATAATGCTACTTATGAAAATCCATTTCAAAAGCCTGAAGGTCTGCATTATGTAATAGTTTCTGGACAAGTATTAATTGATAATGGAGAATTAACAGATAACAAGGCAGGAAGAATGATATAG
- a CDS encoding transporter substrate-binding domain-containing protein — protein sequence MFKKIVVIMIAICMLFVTVACGKEASNVDEVSNEAKSRLDTILETGKITMATSPDFAPMEFIDLSKTGQDSYVGSDIELGKYIADKLGVELVIEAMDFSACQAAVTSGNVDISISGFAKTEERAENMALSEFYNVEDRDGKGQGILVLKENADKYKTASDFSGKVVAAQNGSLQNQLATTQLPEDVKFESITNLNDGVMMLVTGKVDAIAVSSDNGEAFANNYDEIIMSDFYFDYIGEGNVVAVTKGEDELLNEINKIIKEVNEKGLYQQWKTESISLANELGVDMD from the coding sequence ATGTTTAAGAAAATTGTTGTTATAATGATCGCTATTTGTATGTTATTTGTGACTGTTGCTTGTGGAAAGGAAGCTTCCAATGTGGATGAAGTATCTAATGAGGCTAAATCAAGATTAGATACTATTTTGGAAACAGGAAAGATAACTATGGCCACCAGCCCTGATTTTGCACCAATGGAGTTTATTGATTTAAGTAAAACTGGTCAAGACTCATATGTTGGTTCTGATATTGAATTGGGCAAGTATATAGCTGATAAATTAGGTGTAGAGTTAGTCATTGAAGCTATGGATTTCTCAGCCTGTCAAGCAGCTGTTACCAGTGGTAATGTGGACATATCTATTTCAGGATTTGCAAAGACAGAGGAAAGAGCTGAAAATATGGCCCTATCTGAATTTTACAATGTAGAAGATAGAGATGGAAAAGGTCAAGGTATATTAGTTCTTAAAGAAAATGCAGATAAGTACAAAACAGCATCAGATTTTTCAGGGAAGGTAGTTGCAGCACAAAATGGTTCTTTACAGAATCAGTTAGCTACGACTCAACTACCAGAGGATGTGAAGTTTGAAAGCATTACGAACCTTAATGACGGAGTAATGATGTTGGTTACAGGTAAGGTTGATGCGATTGCAGTATCCTCAGATAACGGTGAAGCATTTGCCAATAATTATGATGAAATCATAATGAGTGATTTTTACTTTGATTATATTGGTGAAGGTAATGTAGTGGCAGTGACAAAAGGTGAAGATGAATTACTAAATGAAATTAATAAAATTATTAAGGAAGTAAATGAAAAAGGTCTATACCAACAATGGAAGACAGAATCTATTTCTCTTGCAAATGAATTGGGAGTAGACATGGATTAA